The nucleotide window GCAAGGTCACCCCGGTGATCGACCGTGCCTTCCCGCTGAGCGAGACTGCTGAGGCGATCAGGTATGTCGGCGAGCGGTCCACCCAAGGCAAAACCGTCATCACCCTGTGAGGCTCGACCATCGAGCAGGTGCACCGGCCGCACCACGCCGTCGCCTTGTACAGGCCCCAGGCCGCCCCGCGAGCCCGACCAC belongs to Actinomycetota bacterium and includes:
- a CDS encoding zinc-binding dehydrogenase; translation: KVTPVIDRAFPLSETAEAIRYVGERSTQGKTVITL